A genomic segment from Methanoplanus limicola DSM 2279 encodes:
- the kamA gene encoding lysine 2,3-aminomutase: MTVYSENQEKMGRIIDAKVTKSKWKDWKWQIAHSIKDLDTFEKVTGVKFTEDERSSFKKTTEKFPFSTTPYYASLIDADNFRNDPVFMQAFPSESELIIDRKCEMSDPLAEDKDRPVECITHRYPDRVLFTVSNVCAMYCRHCTRKRKVGDQDSIPGKDKIKAGIEYIRNNPSIRDVLLSGGDPLMLPDEYLDWILSEIRAIPHVEIIRIGSRVPVVLPYRITEELVGIIRKHHPVWLNTHFNHPKEITASSREALRMLADGGIPLGNQSVLLSGINDCPRIMKALNQKLVYNRVRPYYMYQCDLSEGLTHFRTPVGKGIEIIESLIGHTSGLAVPTYVIDAPGGGGKIPIMPNYLISWSTNKVILRNYEGVITTYKEPDSYEQIYCDRNCEECQLQLMLDDADESKAVGVEKLLSDYDKTIALVPENNERMERRNESR; this comes from the coding sequence ATGACAGTATATTCAGAAAACCAGGAGAAGATGGGGAGAATAATTGATGCAAAGGTAACAAAATCCAAGTGGAAGGACTGGAAATGGCAGATTGCACATTCAATAAAAGACCTGGATACCTTTGAGAAAGTCACCGGAGTGAAGTTTACAGAAGATGAGAGAAGTTCTTTCAAAAAAACTACAGAGAAATTCCCGTTCAGCACAACGCCATATTATGCATCGCTGATAGATGCCGATAATTTCAGGAATGACCCCGTATTTATGCAGGCATTTCCTTCAGAATCAGAACTGATTATTGACAGGAAATGTGAAATGTCTGACCCTCTTGCAGAGGATAAGGACAGACCTGTTGAATGCATAACCCACAGGTACCCTGACAGAGTTCTCTTCACTGTAAGCAATGTCTGTGCAATGTACTGCCGGCACTGTACACGGAAGAGAAAAGTTGGTGATCAGGACTCAATACCCGGAAAAGATAAGATTAAAGCCGGAATTGAATATATAAGAAATAATCCGTCTATAAGGGACGTTCTGCTCTCCGGAGGAGATCCCCTCATGCTTCCGGACGAATATCTCGACTGGATATTGTCTGAAATACGGGCAATACCCCATGTTGAAATAATCAGGATTGGTTCAAGAGTACCTGTTGTTCTTCCCTACAGGATTACAGAAGAGCTTGTCGGTATTATAAGAAAGCACCATCCGGTATGGCTCAATACCCATTTCAACCACCCAAAAGAGATCACTGCATCGTCAAGAGAAGCACTGAGAATGCTTGCAGATGGCGGAATTCCGCTTGGAAACCAGTCTGTTCTTCTTTCAGGCATAAATGACTGCCCGAGAATTATGAAAGCGCTCAATCAAAAGCTCGTCTATAACCGTGTAAGGCCGTATTATATGTACCAGTGCGATCTGTCAGAGGGCCTGACCCATTTCAGAACACCTGTCGGAAAGGGCATTGAGATAATCGAGAGCCTGATTGGCCATACGAGCGGTCTTGCAGTGCCGACTTATGTAATTGACGCTCCCGGAGGAGGAGGTAAAATTCCGATTATGCCAAACTACCTCATCTCCTGGTCAACTAACAAGGTTATTCTCAGGAATTATGAGGGAGTTATCACAACCTACAAAGAGCCTGACAGCTACGAGCAGATCTACTGCGACCGTAACTGCGAGGAATGTCAGCTTCAGCTGATGCTTGATGACGCAGACGAATCAAAAGCAGTCGGAGTCGAGAAACTGCTCTCAGATTACGATAAAACCATCGCGCTTGTCCCTGAGAACAATGAAAGGATGGAAAGAAGAAATGAGTCCCGATAG